Proteins co-encoded in one Megalops cyprinoides isolate fMegCyp1 chromosome 1, fMegCyp1.pri, whole genome shotgun sequence genomic window:
- the lyrm1 gene encoding LYR motif containing protein 1, with product MTAATRQEVLSLYRRVLRIARSWQAQSALPQDTKSERDYIAQEARTLFRQNQQVTDPESIKKCIEECRARIEIGLHYRNPYPRPTYLPPMGLATQKGRKLRAQERLRKQAKPIYLESHDETS from the exons ATGACGGCTGCCACAAGGCAGGAGGTTCTCTCGCTGTACCGACGAGTACTGCGCATTGCTCGTAGCTGGCAGGCGCAGTCTGCCCTGCCACAGGATACGAAGAGTGAGAGGGACTACATAGCTCAGGAGGCAAGGACCCTGTTCAGGCAGAACCAGCAG GTGACTGATCCAGAATCAATCAAGAAATGCATAGAAGAATGCCGGGCAAGGATAGAAATTG ggctGCATTACAGGAATCCATATCCAAGGCCG ACATACCTTCCTCCTATGGGACTTGCCACTCAGAAAGGGAGAAAGCTGCGTGCCCAGGAGAGGTTGAGGAAGCAGGCCAAGCCCATTTACTTAGAGTCACATGATGAGACATCCTGA